Proteins encoded by one window of Cannabis sativa cultivar Pink pepper isolate KNU-18-1 chromosome 4, ASM2916894v1, whole genome shotgun sequence:
- the LOC133037333 gene encoding L10-interacting MYB domain-containing protein-like codes for MEKEKNICTKSDVAVPRGKAIWNSESVNFFLEFCIKEVDDGHRPTTYLDKIGYQNLITNMKKATERDYTRAQLKNKWDGLKNEWKLWKQLKGKETGLGWSMQKNTIDATEDWWNSKLQTHPDAAKFRIRGIEPEVEEKLDKIFMNTVATGEHAWTPSSGIIPSESEKPFNDTETLHEQLESSDDDLETPNIDRFSKEKISKRSTEPLEKQNKKVKNEKGKMKKTGPVMIFEQIGRLADAVETRSRNIEIARKENSIAEVMKMLNSLPEIEKGSSLYLFATRLFIMKEKREMFASLEEPELMLTWLKNEYTLEYL; via the exons atggagaaagaaaaaaatatttgtacTAAAAGTGATGTAGCAGTACCACGAGGTAAAGCAATATGGAATTCTGAGAGTGTGAATTTTTTCTTGGAATTCTGTATCAAAGAGGTTGATGATGGGCATCGTCCTACTACTTATTTAGATAAAATTGGGTATCAAAACTTGAttacaaatatgaaaaaagCAACTGAAAGAGATTACACTAGAGCCCAGCTGAAAAATAAGTGGGATGGATTGAAAAATGAATGGAAGCTTTGGAAGCAACTCAAGGGAAAAGAAACTGGTTTAGGATGGAGTATGCAAAAAAATACAATTGATGCAACTGAAGATTGGTGGAATAGTAAATTACAG ACTCATCCTGATGCTGCAAAGTTTCGCATTCGGGGAATTGAACCAGAAGTAGAGGAAAAATTAGATAAGATTTTTATGAACACTGTTGCTACAGGAGAGCATGCTTGGACACCTTCATCTGGAATAATTCCATCTGAGTCTGAAAAGCCTTTTAATGATACTGAAACCTTACATGAACAACTTGAGAGTAGTGATGATGATCTAGAGACACCTAATATTGATAGATTTTCTAAAGAGAAAATTAGCAAGAGATCAACCGAGCCACTtgagaaacaaaataaaaaggtgaaaaatgaaaaagggAAAATGAAGAAGACAGGGCCTgtaatgatatttgaacaaattGGTCGCCTTGCTGATGccgtggagacaagaagtagaAATATTGAAATAGCTAGAAAGGAGAATAGTATTGCCGAAGTTATGAAAATGTTAAATTCTTTGCCTGAAATCGAAAAAGGGAGCAGcttgtatttatttgcaactcgCTTGTTTATCatgaaagagaagagagagatgtTTGCTTCATTGGAAGAACCTGAGTTGATGCTTACTTGGCTCAAGAATGAGTATACTTTAGAATACTTATAA